A single Glycine soja cultivar W05 chromosome 14, ASM419377v2, whole genome shotgun sequence DNA region contains:
- the LOC114383926 gene encoding uncharacterized protein LOC114383926 produces the protein MKNKKNESQNRGKPYPTPLNNYGNHPSNQRTTAIGFSGGSGSEPTTSSTKIFCYRCAEVVNREIKQVLQKVVQSNKKDWSKLLKDALWAHRTTYRTPLGLSPYRVVFGKACHLSVEIEHYAYWAMNGCNMTFDEAGIEMKLQLQELEEIHLEAYENSKTYKEKVKRFHDYRILRKVFHIDQKVFLFNSRLKLIFGKLRSRWDGPFVITNNSHGAVEIKNEVINKVNGHQLKLFHESPQVEEEFVANLSLVLPILCDDVP, from the exons atgaagaacaagaagaatGAGTCCCAAAATCGGGGAAAACCATACCCGACCCCTCTTAATAATTATGGTAATCACCCCAGCAATCAGAGGACTACTGCTATAGGGTTTTCTGGTGGTAGTGGTAGCGAACCCACTACTTCCTCAACTAAGATATTTTGTTACAGGTGTG CGGAGGTTGTTAATAGAGAAATCAAGCAAGTGTTGCAGAAGGTAGTGCAGTCCAACAAGAAGGATTGGAGCAAGCTACTTAAGGATGCTTTATGGGCCCACAGGACCACTTACCGAACACCTTTGGGGTTGTCTCCCTATAGGGTGGTTTTTGGTAAGGCCTGCCACCTTtcagtggagattgagcactATGCTTATTGGGCAATGAATGGTTGTAACATGACATTTGATGAAGCGGGTATAGAAATGAAGCTTCAATTGCAAGAACTTGAGGAAATCCacttagaagcctatgagaactCCAAGACTTACAAGGAGAAAGTGAAGAGGTTTCATGACTATAGGATTCTTAGGAAGGTGTTCCATATTGACCAAAAAGTGTTCTTGTTTAACTCTCGCCTCAAGCTTATTTTCGGTAAACTTCGATCTAGATGGGATGGTCCTTTTGTTATTACTAATAATTCCCATGGCGCAGTTgagattaaaaatgaagttatCAACAAGGTGAACGGTCACCAACTCAAGCTCTTTCATGAGAGCCCTCAAGTGGAGGAGGAATTTGTGGCAAACCTTTCTTTGGTCTTGCCAATATTATGTGAtgatgtgccttga